The Coffea arabica cultivar ET-39 chromosome 6e, Coffea Arabica ET-39 HiFi, whole genome shotgun sequence genome contains the following window.
attttttaaacattttgtagTTCTATGTAAACTCCCTGTACATCCTTACAACAGAGGTGTGATATTTTGCTACTGTTTATATGAGTCTCATATGTAATAATTGTATTTCTGTTattaaattttacaaataattcacgtaaagttacattttatttaaaaaatattacatcATTTATAACGGTTGTTACTTACGACCGTTTGTGCCCTTGGTCTACATTGAACGTCCCGTTCCAATTGAACATCTCGGACAATTAAATACAGCCGGAGGTCTCAATGAGGTGGCAATGAGCATTGTCTCTCTACCATCATTTTCATAGTTTTGCTCCAAATTGATAGTTGATAGCTAATGTAAAGTATATCATGTCAATCTTCAATGGACTTTAGTTGATTGCTCTTTTCTTGTTACTTGGTTACTATATTATTTACTTTATGTTTATCCATTCTTCACAAATAAATTCTATTGATTTTACGTAGTCATTTTCAAAGTTAGAAGACCTCTTGAAGCATAGCTAATTCTTATGAGTAATGTCTTATCTTTTTTGTAATTTGTCTTTGTGCACCAATAGAAACGATACCAATGTCAATTtcataaaagtaaataaaattaacTCGTTTACCCAAGCTTGTGGAAATTTCAACACATGTAACCATTTGATTAATGCGCTAGAGTTCACTTTACATGTACCATAAGATAGATGAAAGCAAAATGTATATAAAATTGCTGTATGCACATTCTAAATTAACCTACAATTAATTGAATAAAATCGCAATGAAATTGGAATTGGCAGAGATCAGCATGACTTTGTGAACTGCATAGGATAGGATTTTGGtagcaaaaaaatttttttttggtatctgGCCTTAAAATTGCCTATTGATCATCCTATTTTCTGTCCTTTGTAAATCTAGGCCAGCCAAATATGCACTACTTGGCATCAAACAAAAACAGCTGAAGAAACGTAGAGTTTCATATGGTATCTCAATTGACAAAGTGCCAATGAAGAGCTGCCAACATTCATTACAAACTCTCTTTACATGAATCAATTCAAGGAATGAAAATGATGACAGGAACTGGATTTAGTGTTCTAATTTGCAATGATAAATTCCAACCCACCCTTCAATTTAACACGAGTCAAATCATGTTTTATTCGCATACTCCTTCAGCAGATCTTGGTGTCGGCCCTCACTGCGATTACCTTCCCACCAAAATTCACATAATAAGCTTAGAATAGACCTTCAAAATGGTCTGACTTTgatcccccaaaaaaaaaatttttttggtggaAGGCAATTCCTCGGCCATCATCTAGAAAACAATGCGATAAGCTACTTTAATTctttcaagaaaattttcatcTAGATTCGAAACTCTTTTTAGATCACGGAATTGAACACTTAAAATTTTATGCTGGTTGGACATTTGAGGTTTATGAATCTCACTACTCTTCGAGATGATCATATATTCCAAATGAAGAATTCGGACGCAGAGCTGCTTGTTGAACCTGTCTAATGAATGCGGGCAAGTACATCTGAGTTAGAGAATAATTCTCCTAAGAATATACTTGTTTTTAGAATCTGATAAAGAATATCACTATGTCATAAAATTCTCTTTTGTTGTCAAGGATCTCATTATATTATCTATCCATTTTGGGATAAAGTCTACATAACCGGCCTCACCACCAGCTCGAGGGAAGCTGTGCCCTTAGTTCTTATCTGTATATACATTTCATGGTTCTCAATTAAGCCTAGCTGCTTCAATGGAATCTTTACATcacaatgaaaaagaaatgtacAGAAGGAATGTTTATATAATTCGAGCATTGCTGCTGATTCTTGAACCGTAATGGTTGTCGAATATACAGTAGATTGTAACCCAATACCATTTGTGCTAAcacttatttacttttattttttttccatgttTGTGAAAAGAAGATATCAATAGTTACAATGACTTCAGGGCCATGAAAGGCCAATAATTaagcaaagaaaaagaattacaaaaaaagcACTAGCGTGGTGAAAGAATAAGTTTCTTTTCTAGGTGAAACATGTGTGCAAGAACTtaaccctctttccttatttcttaattatttttaatatcTTTAAATGATTTTGCCAATCCAGCTATAAAAATGATAATACTCTCGAATTGATTATCATAAAAGCTAATTTCCTATATTATTGATAGATAACTATATAGTAATCACAAGCCAAAGAGACATTGGTCTAAATGAATAAGGTGGGAGGGCCTTAGACCTCATAAATTAGAGGTTCTAAATTTAAATCACTCTGTCATCTCTTGTTTTTTAAATCTCATCCCTCTTCtcctctaaaaaaaaaaaaaactatatcgGAATCACGAATTTGAAAACATTTTGACCCTCATAGTTGTAATTTAGcgcctttctttttctcacaaaACATGGTGCAAACCACTTACATGAACGCATTGAGGTATATAACTGCTAAAAAATTACAAGGGATAATGTTgttcttaaaaagaaaaaaagagaatatgtgggttcaattcaagaatttattCAGTCACGACACATGATTTGCagtaaaaaatatgattttaCCAAAAGCTTGAGAAGGTCAATAGTGAATAGCAAAACGGGTTTGCTTAAAAAGGTTATTTGACAGAGATATATGAATGACCAATGTTTCAGCCGAATGTGGAAATACCGAGGGGAAAGAAATTTGCTGTCTATTTGCAACGGTTGCTATCAAATCTTGATCACTAATTTATTTGGACCCccacttcttcttttttggcAACAATTATGAGAAAactacaaaatatatatatatatatatatatatataatagtgTTCAGTCTTTTTCGATTAAATTACTCGAAATGAAACAAATAATTTGTTGCATACGTATAAGGTGAACATTTTTCTTCATATATTCACGTGATTCATATGGAACTCTGTAGTTATAAAAACTAATGCATAATCCGAGCATCatgcatgtttcacttcatcTATTATTGCTGCAGGCAAGAAATATATTTGATATTGCATATTTTACTCTTCTTTTTGACCCCATTAATTATTGCTTGTACTGGAGATTGCAGTCCCGTGAACAACACCCTACCACATATTATTGGATTGTGACAATTCATTCGCATTATATATAATTGGACAGAGTCAATCAAGGAGCTGGTCTTTGGTATATCCAAGTTTCTGCGTACGTATCAGTAAATGCAAATTTACAAACAGAAAATCATTGATAATCGTGATCGCATGTGTATTTGCTACAAATAATTACTGAATAAGAATTAATGACGCTCTGAGTTATTTGTCCTGGTAAGTAGTAGTAACAGGATCCAATAAAATTGGAGAAAGATCTCCTTCCACGAGCTAGAATCAGTTGCATCTTCAATCCCACAAAGCATAAGGGGAGATCCGATAACACGAAGGCTCGTATCAGAATAAAATATCACCACAGAATCAAACAttcatttttgtttcttatttgatGTTACATAAGGTGCCAATTGCTCAATCGAAATGGAAAAaatgcttcttcttttttttccctggaACTGTCATCTAATGATCTAGACAACAGCCAAAGGTTGTTATCCAAAGGTTGGCCAAATTCTTTGATCTAGACATCAGCCACCTAACCCTACAACTGTTTCATctcgtcctttttttttttttttatccccccccccccccccccccccaccaccCAAAACACCAAAAAAACCCACAAAATTGGCAACACCATCCAGTGAGGGTGCTAGCCCCAAATTTTATGCGCTCCCTTCCGATGTCTCAATATTAATTATCCTGTGTAGAGTTATACAAGACAGtgtaataattaataaaaacaaatataAATAAACCGCTAACATAACAAATACTATATAAAACTaggattaatctttcatacactgacagtgtatacactatcagcattggatgaataataactatgtaaaatttaaatttgaaattcaacttttgcacacatgtcatgaatcaagtggtgatagtgtatacactttcagtgtatataagatttactctataAACCAACGTGTACTACTTACCTGCAAAATCTAgcacaatttcaacattttatcaaattttgtCTCAAACTTGACTCTCCACCGCACAAAATTGAAATGGAGAGATGTTGGCATTGAATTGTCCCCTACGGTTGTCTAGAAGAATCGTTGAAAAACTCATCCCACTTTttaatggtgaattttggtatCTGCTTTTATTAAATTGACGGCCTAGAGTTAGAGTACAAGACATTTTTCTTGGTAAATCCACTTGAAAAAACAATTTCTAGAGAATATTATTTCAAAAAAGTTCTTTCAGAAAATTAGCACAACACCGCCTACGTGACCCTCCTACGTGGCTATAGTATATGTGCATTGTCCATTCCATATTCGCCCTTAGAGGAATAATGGAAAGGGCACTTACCTTCTCATGTTACTATctttctgtcttttttttttttttttctttttgtaatctAGAAATAGAGTACAAAACTTTTGACTAAGCAAGGATTCGCCTCTATACTCTCTACTGTAGATCTTTAATTAAAATCTTGTAGATCCCacgtaaataaaaaaattaagttgGCTAAGTTGTATGCATATTCTTGTTATTGTATGGCAGCTGGCTATCTAGGATTGCATATTAAATGTTGACAAAATTGTCTTAACTTTTGAAACGAACAAAATTGATAGAATATTAACATAACAGTTACCATTTTTATCATCCATAATATTTTACTTTGCCCATATATTTGACTCCAACTCGTGCTTAAAATTAAGCAGATAGATTCAGAAGAAACCGTGTCACCCATCACCACACCTGCACTCTTCTTATTGCTCATCTTTCACATGTTATATACTGTTACAAAAACGTTGTTATATGTTTTTTTCATATCATTTTACTGTGTGAAGATTCACGTAGCACACTAGTCGGAACCCGATGCTTTATTCTTGCTCCTTCCTTTAAATGGATCACTGTCCGCTTCAGATTTCCCATAGTTCACACCAAAGCCATAAAAAAGCACACATACACAAACAGAAGAGTTCTGAGTTTTATACTGAAAGTGTTATGAGAATGCAGATGGAGGGAGAAAAAAGGTATGCTTTACTACTTGCAGCAACGGACTCAGActatgtgaagaaactttacgGAGGATATTTCAATGTTTTTGTTGATGCATTAGGGGATGAAGGGGAGAGATGGGACTTATTTCGCGTCGTCGAGGGGCATTTTCCAGAAATGGATGAGCTTGAAAATTATGAAGCATTTGTTGTCAGTGGAAGCCCTTATGATGCTTATGGCAATGAGCATTGGATTCTCAAGCTTTGCTTACTCTTGCAAACTCTTTCTGACATGCAGAAGAAAGTTCTTGGTATATGCTTTGGCCACCAAGTAAGTAATTCTAAAATCGTTCATGGTTATGTTTTCATTACTTCAAGATCATTCTTCGTGTATATGTATCATGTATCATGCTTTGGAGTTTGGAGTATGATTTAACTCATTCTGTCGTTCGTGTTATAGGTCTTGTGCAGAGCACTGGGAGGAAAAGTTGGGAAAGCCTACACTGGATGGGATATTGGAGTTCGAAAAATTAGAATCCTAAATGAATTCTTGCCTTGTAACTTCCTTGAGTTAGATGAAATCCCACCAACCCTTTCAATCATTGAGTGCCATCAAGATgaggtctctctctctctctctctgtatcCGTAGGTGCCTCTGTGTGTGGATTTGTGCGTGTTTTTTTGTCACATTTCATGAAATTGACAGGTGTGGGATGTCCCTGTTGGGGCTGAAGTAATTGCATATTCCGATAAAACTCGAGTGGAGATGTTTGCATTTGGGAACCACATTCTGGGAATCCAAGGGCATCCAGAGTATACCAAAGATATTCTCAACAATTTAATCGATCGTCTGCTGTCTAATGACTGTATAGAGGTAGAAATCGATCACccaaagttttttatttttcagtCAGTGTAACATCATTTTTTGTACTTTGTTACACAAGTATTTAGCATTCTTATGAAAATTCTTCTTATCAAAATTTATACAGAGAGGGTTTGGTGAAGATGTGAAGACACAGTTATTGATGGCGGATCCAGATAGGAAGTACTGGGAAAAAATCTGCCAAAGCTTTCTCAAAGGCAGATAGAATTTTTCGAGAGTGGAATGTAATTTTTATTCCTGGCACAACAAAATTTTGTATCACAGTACCTAATTGAAGAACGGTGGAACCAAGTCGAATGCATATATAATGTGCTTCCTTTGATGTTATAAGCGCGTATTTTAACTCAGTTTCTCTAATCATCTAAACTTCATCATTCATGATATTTTGCCGCAATTAAATTCAAAGCCgaggaatgaaatttaattggcTCGACAAATTGAATAACATGGATTGTTTTCAAGACTCAACGTAGTTAACAATAGAGAcatctcttttctctcccttttctgtAGAACTCTTTCAGTCAAGATCTTCTTCATCTTTCCTATGGGAGAGAGACCAAATCTGATCTTTCTCCATGGGAGGAAGTACTCTttatagtttttagtttctcttaTTTGAATAAATCCTCTCTTAGAATTCTAATGAGAGATTCTTCTCTTCTCAAAACTCTTAGTGAGAGTTCTTTTTCTCTAAGTTGTTCTAATGAgagttttattctcttttaagtttttccttagggcaaattatccaattggTCCTTGAACTCTTTGTCTAGGTAAAAATAAgcccctcatctattttttgctgACTTTAAGCCCTCGAACTTGTAAAATTGGGCACCCGTGACCCTTTTAGCCAGTTTCTCCAGTTTTGCAACCGGAAGCCCAATTCACACGAATGTCAGTGTGCTTCttcaaagggcatttttgtccgcattttttaagcaaaaaccCATGAAATAACAAATAGGCATTTTTTCTAAGCAAAAACCCATTGCACCACCATTTTCTTTTCCCATGAATTATACCCATCTCCTTCACATTCCCATTTTCTTATTGCTATTGCTCCTTCCTCCGGTCCTCCTCCTCAActctttccccttttcttcttaTTCTTCTTCACCAAATGTCATCATCACCCAAATCCTCTCATAAAAATCATCGAAGCCACTTCCCTCTTCAGAAATCCCTTTTCCAGCAAAACACTTCTTTCACTCATTCAAGCCCTATTCATACCACGTCTAATAAAATTGCTAATTCTTCTTACGGCAAGCCAATTTCTGCTAGTAATAATTTTGCTAGTGACTTCAATCATCCTTGTCCGCATTTATTGGAGCTCCGATCTAAACTTGGACCTGACCCCTTTCGGAACCTTCAAGACTGCCTTGAGGTCCGCCCCCTTGGCCGGGTCTCCGTTCACCGGAAGCTCGGTCAAGAGGTTGTGCAATGCGGCGCCTGTAAGGCCTCGTCCCTGAGATTGTTCGCATCCATCACCTGCGCCGCCGTCTCCTGCCAACTCCACACAACTTCCCACGCTGCGCAGGCGGACGACGATACCGGCTGCTCTTCCCCTTCCTCCTTCCATGGCATCACAGTGGATGTTGACTGCGTCAAGCTCTTCTGTTGTGTCTGCAAGGACCATGTCTACGACAGCGGCTTATTTAGCTCCTCGTGGTCCTTTGAATAGAAGAtgtggacaaaaataccctttgaAGAAGCACATTAGCATTAGTGTGAATTGGGCTTCCGGTTGCAAAACTGGAGAAACTGGCTAAAAGGGTCACGGGTGCCCAATTTTACAAGTTCCAGGGCTTAAAGTcagcaaaaaatagatgaggggcTTATTTTTACTTAGACAAAGAGTTCAAGGgccaattggataatttgcccttttCCTTATGAGAGTTTTTTAGGTTTTTATCTTTatgaaatttgagattttgtaaaTTTACAATCTAGTTTCTCAAATCTACAATTTCTCAATTATTGTCAAATCTAAATTTCTCTTTGAACTTGAACCAGttttaattaaatttgattgTTAGCAAACATGGACTGGTGTATAGGAGTACAGTGATTCATTCAGATGGAAGATATGTAGAACAATCAATGTTATCTTTCTTTGTATTATTTTCTTAGATCTGTTATATCTATTGATTTCAAATCTATATGTATCAATGTCATATTTGTTTGATGTATTTTCTGCCATTAGTGCAGATTTGTTTTAATGAAATTATCTTTTCTATATACTCGATATTAAACAGAATAGTCACTCAACCTATGATTCTCTGGATTATTCAATAAGATTATAGACAACTTCACTCACTActaattgattttgaaattaAAGTCCAAGCTATTAAATACTTGATTCTGTGAATTGACAattgaaatttagccctgtggATTCTTGCAAAAGATTTTTGTGCCTCTGATATCTAATGGAACATTTTCTTAGGGGTAGAAGTGATTGAATCTTAGCCACCACCTAGTGGCGCAAACAGGGAATGGGCAGCTCCATGGCAGGGAGAACAACCTGCATTTGTGGATCTTGATTCCCAGCATGTCCAGCTTTATGCCACTAGTTAAGTTTATCCTAATTCCCATCGATATGGCCGACGAAATGCAACGTTTGTACCTTGTATGAGAAGAGAGGAATCATATTCTTAGACAAGCACAATAACTTGGGCAAAAGAACTTTGTCTTATTAATTAAACATCAAATTctgtaaagaaaaggaaagcagTTTTGGTTCTCAATATTTGGTGTCTATATGGTTTTACTCCTTAAAGTATTGACAAAAACAAATCTTATTCTCAATATTTAGCACTTAGTACAATTTTAGTCCTTAGAGTTTTGACAAAAACAAATCTGATccccaatttttccaatttgaaAAAGATTAAGACAATTGACAAATGTTTTTCAATTACTAATGCAATCAGTCACGTGtttgttaaattaatttttttttttaaaaaaataatggcTAAGTTTGAAGAATAACAATAACACACGTAATGGCACATGAGTAACTAATTAatcaagaaatagaaaaaaaaaattgtagaacTATATACAAAAATTGAATGTTAGGTTTTTTGGCTTGGGGTGGTAGGGATAGACAAAGACAGTGGGTTCTTGATCGTGAATTGATTGCTTGATTTCAATTTTGTAGTTTAACAAATTTTtcttaactaattaattagttaGCACATGAGATCTTATTGTTTAAAGTTAGCTATTATTTTGcttctttatttttaaattcatttcaatCGATACACGACTGCATGTGACTGAATTATGTCTGTGAAAAAAATTCATGCGATGTCTTAAATCTGCTTCAAATTGGATATATATTTCTTGCCAATAGTTTAGGAACCAAAATTTTACTAGAGAAAATTATTACAGGCGATTACTGGTTAAGCACCAACTGCTGTTTGGATAACATTAACCAAGCCAAATGAACTAAGAAATCCTCTAACAATATGATAGAGGCAGAGAAAGAATTGACACGTTATTACCTAGAAAACTAAAATGAGTAAAGACttagaaattaaaaatttttggcgTGAATAACTTTGGCATGTTGCAAATTTCAATGGTTGTGGATTTTGATTAGGAAGAGATGATTTGGAATAAAAACTATCAATTAACAGAGCAACTAAGAATTAATGTACCGTGAGGGCAAGTTCTTCGGGATGATGTGTAGAAAAGTCTGCTTCACCAATGATACCAGCTGGATAAATTTCATGGCCAGCATGTCTAACAGCAAGATAATAACGTATGAGTTCTCGAGGATTTGGTCGGAACGTTATTCCCACAGGAAGGTTTCGCTTCCATGCATGGCCATCTTGTTGGTGATGGTCGTTGTCATGGAAAACTATAGGCAGTGGTGGTTGACTTGAAGAAGCCGCCATGCTGAGCTCAATTTGCTGGTATTATTAGTAATCTAATTGTAATGAATAAGTAAATCTAGTAAACGGCCAATTATGCTTGAGGGTAAAAAGGGCTTTAAATAATACTGTAGTTAATTTGTATCCTAATTGCAATCCTTATTTGGTAAGTTGAATTGTTTAAGGACTGGAATTAGATGTTCAAGAGGAAAGGAACAAAAATTTAGGATTAccctactcctactcctactctatcTACGAGGAGGCTCAACTGAACTTATGGAGACCGATGGGGACAGAACCACCACCGGACCAGACGGGTGCACTACGCACCCGTTTGGATTTGAAGCAGAGCCTTAAGGGCTTGGTGGTGGCCACCAGCCCAAGAGCTGGCGGTTAATTGGGTAGTGCCCAATGCTAACTTATTTTGACCGCAGTTTTAgatatgtgtgtatgtgtgtacatatacatatacatacatatatatatatatatagtttctGTCTAATAGGTGCTGAAATACACTTCAGGACTTAAtttttggaaaagtaaattagaaaaaaaatatataaatacaaaggAAGATAATAATTGTTTGTATCTGTATAAACATCATAGAATTTAGATATATTAACAAGTACCAATTGTTCATTAAAAAAACTCTCTCACACACACCCATTACTTGTTAGAATTTAGGTATGTGCAatctatatatgtatgtatttacgtatatgtatatgtatagtTTCCATCTAATAGGTTATTAGATTTTTTAATAAAGGATTATGTCCCACATTAGTTCGAGAGATGAAGAAAAAACACTTAATATGTAAACAAGGGTTCAAAACCTAATAGTTTAAATTTTTGGGTCAGAGTTAAGTTCCTGACTTATATATTTGACTCTTTGATGGGTTCTCTAGAAGTGTTTCTCCCTAACAAATGGTATCAGAATTTGGTTGCGAGTGAATTGGTCACAAGTATTTGGATCCCAATAAGTAGTATCAGAGTTTCAGGTTGCGAGACAGGATTACTCATGGGCAAGTGAATTATTTTAGAAGTTGGACGagtgaaaattttcttcttgcTGGTGAATCGAAATGCTAAGGAATTTGGTTAGTATTGGATAAGGTGCGCCATGGGTTTGATAAGGAGTCTAGAGTTTCAGATTGCGAAAGTGGGCTACTGATGGGCAAGTGGATTTTTTTTCAGAATTGGACAAGTGACAATTCTCTTTTTGGTGGTAGATCGAAATGCTAAAGAGTTTGGTTGGTGTTAGACCAGGTGCACTATGGGTTTGACAGGGAGTCTGATTGGTGTTAGATCAAAGAGGCAAGGGTTGACAGGGGTCTACAATTCAATTTGGATGTTGAAGAAGAGTAGGTTCATGATTAGAAGAAAATGTGACCTTAAGTATTCAAGTGGGTTTGCATTGAATATTAAAGTGAGTTCGGAGAAAAACTTATAAATTTGGGTTTTAATGTAAGGGGTCACTCATGAAAGAGGAGATTTGTTAGATTCATGAATAAAGAATTATGTTCCACATTAATTTGATTCGAGAGATGGAGAAAGAATGCTTATGTAAGTAAGGATTCGAAACctaatatattaaatttttttattaaagttggattcctgacttacatattggACTTTTTGATGAGTTTTCTAGAAATCTTTAATGAGTCACAAGTACTTGAATCCCAATATAGGTACCCAGTGGGCATCATTAAAATGTACTTTAGGAgttaatttttggaaagttaaaattaattagaaaaatgtgtaaatgcaaggaaaaataataattattagtgtatatatacataataaAATTTAGATATGTTAACAAGTGTTCAATGTCCATTGGCCACCTATTAGAAAAACTCACACACATACGCTTACACGCACAATCGAACCGTGCTAGACATCTATACTTATCCTTGTGAATTTTGATAACCGAACGAACGGTGTGTGCATATTTTCATGTGAGACACTGATCTCAAGAGTGCAGATGTGATGACTCCAGTGTTTATTTTAGCTACTTTGTAAATCTGGCAACTTgaaccttgtttggattgcacttttctagattttttgtagaaaaattactgtaacgatttgatatatgtgagataaaaaagtaatagaaaaatgtgttcacgaaaaACGTAACAATTTTTCTAACGAAAATCACTGTCCAAACAAGGTAAGTCAAAAAAATATCATATAAGTTGTTTTGTTCCTAACTCAGTAGCCACCACCAAAATTGGTGAGGTAGAAGGTCAGGGGATCAAACCTTATCTCCCACCATTGACCACAATAATGTGACAAGCCACTTCAACCTCTTCAGATCCTCCTCTCCCTGTAGCATAAAATAATTGTAGATCTATcgtatcgacaaaaaaaaaattttgttttgttcctAGGCTGGTCTAAAAGAAACCACTGGTTAAAAAATTGTCCACTTGACGGATTTGATTTTAAGGTAGAACATATCAAAGATCCTCTtgattcaaacaaaaaaaaaaaagtttagctGCATGTAATGTTGCTATCAGAGAGCGTCAAAAGCTTTTCAAAGAATTTCTAAAAGAACAAAACTTCACTATTTTATATATCGTCTGAGAATCTTTCTAAAGTGGGACTAGCAAATAAATCACTGTTACAATGAGAAGATCCTACATGAGATCCACCAGGGCGTTGCGttgaaaaagcaaaagaaaatggcGCATCCCACAACATAAATAAGGTTGTGGAATGTTGAGATTTAGTGGAAAAGAATTGTATTTTCTTTGTTTAACTGAACAATATGATGACAACAATATACACCAATAGTGGCCCTATAGGGAAATGGGCAGTGTTAATCATACTTTACGATGGCTAAACAAGACGTGGCTGTTCTCTTGCGTTTGGAACCCCAGCAAAAGTCCACTTTGCAAATCTTTTTTTTGGTCCCCAGATAGCCTTGGCAATTTGAAGCTCCACAGTGGCACCTAACCTCTGGCCCGAATTGTATGAATCTGAGAAGCATATGCATAAGTTTACAATGCTAAGCAGCAGAGTATAACTGATTAGCTGATTCTCCAAGATAAAATCATTCCTACCAAAGAATGGCTACAGGGAATTAGCCCTGGCACTTGCACCAACTAGCAAAACCTTTTCTTGAAGATGCTTTATTTGAGATGGTATAGAGCACTAGACTAGAGTGTGAAATAAAATGAAAGGAGAACTAGTAGAAGAAACTCACAGCAAATTgagtaaaataaaatgaaaggaTTTTTTAAGTAAATGAAATTCACTGCAAATTGGGTAAAGAAACTGCATTAAGACTCATCCCCAAACTGAGTTAAAGAACAAAGAGAAGTCCCTGGTAAACGGAAGACTCAGATTCCAGCTATATCCAATATCTGTCTCATTGAGGCATACCCTCCATATCAATTTCTCTATGTTAAGAGCAGCAGTAGCAATTTTTGCATCAGCCAATTTTATTAATAGCCAAAATCAGCGGCCTTTGAAGATTTTCCTTAACAGACAAAATCAAATATGTAATTATACGAACGAAGTCATACCGATAATCATAGGTTAGTGGTTCTCCAACTTCAATAGTTCGAGCAGCAAAGACACCAACACGAGTCTCCCCTTCAACCTGCCTTCAGCAAATGCATCAAATTTAAAGTCAGCACACATCATAACAAGACAATTTCTGTATAAAGACCAAAAAGAGTTCTTCACTGCACTTTTAGTGATGAGAATCAGGTCAATCAACAAAATGTCCATAGGATTATC
Protein-coding sequences here:
- the LOC113694625 gene encoding gamma-glutamyl peptidase 5-like, which produces MRMQMEGEKRYALLLAATDSDYVKKLYGGYFNVFVDALGDEGERWDLFRVVEGHFPEMDELENYEAFVVSGSPYDAYGNEHWILKLCLLLQTLSDMQKKVLGICFGHQVLCRALGGKVGKAYTGWDIGVRKIRILNEFLPCNFLELDEIPPTLSIIECHQDEVWDVPVGAEVIAYSDKTRVEMFAFGNHILGIQGHPEYTKDILNNLIDRLLSNDCIERGFGEDVKTQLLMADPDRKYWEKICQSFLKGR